One window from the genome of Pempheris klunzingeri isolate RE-2024b chromosome 7, fPemKlu1.hap1, whole genome shotgun sequence encodes:
- the zdhhc12a gene encoding palmitoyltransferase ZDHHC12-A codes for MKGIEMVQNMFRTGFLVRATHTLLTWVITLILFLHNTDLRRCEERGELTLPILFFLLVVLSVLLYFAVSLMDPGFVLSDAVKGVQGSNEEMESMLPQCSTPRLRRCGYCLLQQPMRAKHCQTCKHCVRRFDHHCPWIENCVGERNHRWFIIYLLVQLLALLWALHIALSGISPSATWELWLRVNGFLLAALGIVGVFSVVVVLLLGCHLYLASVNSTTWEFVSRHRISYLKNCGGEENPFDRGVFCNLWDFFCICRTVMWEHMYHRNTADPV; via the exons ATGAAAGGTATCGAAATGGTGCAGAACATGTTTCGGACCGGGTTTCTGGTCCGGGCCACACACACCCTGCTCACCTGGGTCATAACCCTCATTCTGTTCTTGCACAACACCG atttgAGGAGGTGTGAGGAACGAGGAGAGCTGACGCTGCCCATTCTGTTCTTCCTCCTGGTGGTGCTGTCCGTGCTGCTGTACTTCGCCGTTTCTTTAATGGACCCTGGCTTCGTTCTCAGCGACGCTGTCAAG GGCGTCCAGGGTTCAAATGAGGAGATGGAGTCGATGCTTCCTCAGTGTTCGACCCCCCGGCTGCGGCGCTGTGGATACTGCCTGCTGCAG CAGCCAATGAGAGCGAAGCACTGCCAGACGTGTAAACACTGCGTCCGACGCTTCGACCACCACTGTCCCTGGATCGAGAACTGCGTGGGAGAGAGGAACCACCGCTGGTTCATCATCTACCTGCTGGTGCAGCTGCTCGCTCTGCTGTGGGCTCTTCACATCGCTCT GTCCGGCATCTCACCCAGCGCCACGTgggagctgtggctcagagtgAACGGGTTCCTGCTGGCGGCGCTGGGCATCGTCGGCGTcttctctgtggtggtggtgctgctgctgggctgcCATCTCTACCTGGCCTCCGTCAACAGCACCACCTGGGAGTTTGTGTCGCGTCACAGGATCTCGTACCTGAAGAACTGCGGCGGCGAGGAGAACCCTTTTGACCGAGGGGTCTTCTGCAACCTGTGGGATTTCTTCTGCATCTGCAGGACGGTGATGTGGGAGCACATGTACCACAGAAACACCGCGGATCCTGTCTGA
- the slc25a25a gene encoding calcium-binding mitochondrial carrier protein SCaMC-2-A, giving the protein MLGLCLYVPVSNSDPVEVDYFESNGLPSELKSLFNKLSVFLPSQEVSTYQKWRKKTLKREEHNSNGQLDFEEFVHYLQDYEKDLKLVVKSLDRKNAGRVDPKEFMQSLQDLGVRISPQHAENALKSMDKNGMITISSKDWSNYPMVEKTDNIPEIILYWKHSTIFDVGENLMVPDEFTTEEKQTGMWWRHLVAGGGAGAVSRTCTAPLDRLKVMMQVYGTRTNNMCIMSGLMQMIKEGGMRSLWRGNGVNVIKIAPESALKFMAYEQIKRLIGSDRESLMIFERFVAGSLAGVIAQSTIYPMEVLKTRLALRKTGQYSGISDCAKQIFRKEGLGAFYKGYVPNMLGIIPYAGIDLAVYETLKNRYLQQYSTNGADPGVVVLLACGTVSSTCGQLASYPLALVRTRMQAQAAMESSQQVTMSGLFRQILQTEGPTGLYRGLAPNFLKVIPAVSISYVVYEHLKTQLGVTSR; this is encoded by the exons ATGCTCGGACTGTGCCTTTACGTCCCCGTGTCCAACTCGGACCCGGTTGAAGTGGACTACTTTGAGTCTAACGGACTGCCGTCGGAGCTGAAGTCTCTCTTCAACAAACTGAGCGTCTTCCTGCCGTCCCAAGAGGTCTCAACCTACCAAAAATGGCGAAAG AAAACCTTGAAAAGGGAAGAACATAACTCAAACGGACAGCTGGACTTTGAGGAGTTTGTTCACTATCTGCAGGACTACGAGAAAGACCTGAAGCTTGTGGTGAAGAGCCTCGACAGGAAGAATGCAG GCCGCGTTGATCCTAAGGAGTTCATGCAGTCTCTTCAGGACCTCGGGGTGCGAATTTCCCCGCAGCATGCAGAGAACGCCCTTAAGAG taTGGATAAGAACGGAATGATAACCATCAGCAGTAAAGACTGGAGCAACTACCCCATGGTGGAGAAGACGGACAACATTCCTGAGATCATCCTCTATTGGAAACACTCCACG ATATTCGATGTGGGTGAGAACCTGATGGTGCCCGATGAGTTCACCACAGAGGAGAAGCAGACGGGGATGTGGTGGAGGCACCTGGTCgcaggtggaggagctggagccgTTTCTAGGACCTGCACCGCCCCCCTGGACAGACTCAAAGTCATGATGCAG gtgtACGGAACGCGAACCAACAACATGTGCATCATGAGCGGGCTGATGCAGATGATTAAAGAGGGCGGCATGAGGTCGCTGTGGCGAGGAAATGGGGTCAACGTGATCAAAATCGCCCCGGAGTCGGCCCTCAAGTTCATGGCTTATGAGCAG atTAAACGTTTAATCGGCAGCGACAGAGAGAGTCTGATGATCTTTGAGAGATTTGTTGCTGGGTCTCTGGCTGGAGTGATCGCCCAGAGCACGATCTACCCCATGGAG GTGCTGAAAACTCGTCTGGCTCTGAGGAAGACCGGGCAGTACTCTGGTATCTCAGACTGCGCCAAGCAGATATTCAGGAAAGAAGGACTGGGGGCGTTTTATAAAGGCTACGTCCCCAACATGTTGGGCATCATCCCCTACGCTGGCATCGACCTGGCCGTGTACGAG ACGCTGAAGAACAGATACCTGCAGCAGTACAGCACCAACGGCGCCGACCCCGGCGTGGTCGTCCTTCTGGCCTGCGGCACCGTGTCCAGCACCTGCGGTCAGCTCGCCAGTTATCCTCTGGCTCTGGTCCGCACCCGCATGCAGGCGCAAG CAGCGatggagagcagccagcaggtgaCCATGTCCGGCCTCTTCAGGCAGATCCTGCAGACGGAGGGTCCGACGGGGCTCTACAGAGGCCTCGCCCCCAACTTCCTCAAAGTCATCCCCGCCGTCAGCATCAGCTACGTGGTGTACGAACACCTGAAGACGCAGCTGGGAGTGACGTCGCGCTGA